Proteins encoded in a region of the Ancylobacter sp. SL191 genome:
- a CDS encoding asparaginase, giving the protein MATLSRLPRLLVLSLGGTITMTGSGTGGIAPTLGAAELVAAVPGLAEVAQIEARSPFKVGSSSLTVENILSVAATIEAGFDGDIDGAVVIQGTDTIEETAFLLDLLLRGPKPVVVVGAMRGPQQPGADGPANLLAAALVAASPAARGLGTLVVLNDEIHAARFVRKGHTSLTSAFASDNGGPLGLVAEGRVRLFTRVAPLDLPPLAIAGGNAPAVALIKIGMGDDGRLIAATPGLGFAGLVIEGAGAGHVPGPVAEIVGEVAARLPVVLASRTLSGPAFERTYGYPGSEIDLIGRGALAAGFLPGPKARLLLMLALRAGWDRPTLQKALAAFA; this is encoded by the coding sequence ATGGCCACCCTTTCCCGCCTGCCGCGCCTCCTCGTCCTGTCGCTGGGCGGCACGATCACCATGACCGGCTCGGGCACTGGCGGCATCGCGCCGACGCTGGGCGCCGCCGAGCTGGTGGCCGCCGTGCCGGGCCTTGCAGAGGTGGCGCAGATCGAGGCGCGCTCCCCTTTCAAGGTCGGCAGTTCCTCGCTGACGGTGGAGAACATCCTTTCCGTCGCCGCCACCATTGAAGCGGGCTTCGATGGCGACATCGACGGCGCCGTGGTCATTCAGGGCACGGACACGATCGAGGAGACCGCTTTCCTCCTCGACCTGCTGCTGCGCGGGCCGAAACCCGTGGTGGTGGTCGGCGCCATGCGCGGACCCCAGCAGCCCGGTGCCGATGGCCCCGCCAATCTGCTCGCCGCCGCCCTCGTCGCCGCGAGCCCGGCGGCGCGCGGGCTCGGCACGCTGGTGGTGCTGAATGACGAGATCCACGCCGCGCGCTTCGTGCGCAAAGGTCATACCAGCCTCACCTCGGCCTTCGCCTCGGATAATGGCGGTCCGCTCGGGCTGGTGGCGGAAGGGCGCGTGCGCCTGTTCACCCGCGTTGCCCCGCTCGACCTGCCACCCTTGGCCATCGCGGGTGGGAACGCGCCGGCGGTGGCGCTCATCAAGATCGGCATGGGCGATGACGGCCGGCTGATCGCCGCGACGCCCGGTCTCGGCTTTGCCGGCCTCGTCATTGAGGGCGCCGGCGCCGGCCATGTGCCCGGCCCGGTGGCGGAGATCGTCGGCGAGGTTGCCGCGCGCCTTCCCGTCGTGCTGGCGAGCCGGACGCTGTCCGGCCCCGCCTTCGAGCGCACCTATGGCTATCCCGGCTCGGAAATCGACCTGATCGGGCGCGGCGCCCTCGCCGCCGGCTTCCTGCCCGGCCCGAAGGCGCGGCTCTTGCTCATGCTCGCGCTGCGCGCCGGTTGGGACCGGCCGACGCTGCAGAAGGCGCTCGCCGCCTTTGCCTGA
- the mbfA gene encoding iron exporter MbfA → MKRFHDLSEAEILALAISSEEEDARIYLQFANRLKADYPATAALFERMAQEEHGHRHALHEMFTRKFGGELPYITRQDVKGFLKRDPIWLLETLRIDTVRRQAEVMEYEAQQFYIKAAARTRDADTHQLLADLAEAEGRHETLAQELGGQIETSGAKETEDAAAHRIFVLQIVQPGLAGLIDGSISTLAPIFAAAFATQDSWAAFLVGLAASIGAGISMGLTEGLSDDGAITGRGSPWPRGIACGVMTMLGGLGHTLPYLIPDFWTATAVAGVVVAIELAAIAYVRMRYMETPFTSAIVQVVLGGILVLLAGIFIGSS, encoded by the coding sequence ATGAAGCGTTTCCACGACCTGTCCGAAGCCGAGATTCTGGCGCTCGCCATCTCCAGCGAGGAGGAGGATGCGCGCATCTATCTCCAGTTCGCCAACCGGCTGAAGGCCGATTACCCGGCCACGGCCGCCCTGTTTGAGCGCATGGCGCAGGAGGAACACGGCCACCGCCACGCCTTGCATGAGATGTTCACCCGCAAGTTCGGCGGCGAACTTCCCTATATCACCCGGCAGGACGTGAAGGGCTTTCTGAAGCGCGACCCGATCTGGCTGCTGGAGACGCTGCGCATCGACACGGTGCGCCGGCAGGCTGAAGTGATGGAGTACGAGGCGCAGCAATTCTACATCAAGGCCGCCGCCCGCACCCGCGATGCCGATACGCACCAGCTTCTGGCCGACCTCGCCGAGGCCGAGGGGAGGCATGAGACGCTGGCGCAGGAGCTCGGCGGGCAGATCGAGACCAGCGGCGCCAAGGAAACCGAGGACGCGGCGGCGCACCGCATCTTCGTGCTGCAGATCGTCCAGCCGGGGCTCGCCGGGCTGATCGACGGCTCGATCTCGACGCTGGCGCCAATCTTCGCCGCCGCTTTCGCCACGCAGGATAGCTGGGCCGCCTTCCTTGTCGGCCTTGCCGCCTCCATCGGCGCGGGCATCTCCATGGGCCTCACCGAAGGACTGTCGGATGACGGCGCCATTACCGGGCGCGGCAGCCCCTGGCCGCGTGGCATCGCCTGCGGGGTGATGACCATGCTGGGCGGGCTCGGCCATACCCTGCCCTATCTGATCCCGGATTTCTGGACCGCCACCGCCGTCGCCGGGGTCGTCGTCGCCATCGAGCTCGCCGCTATCGCCTATGTGCGCATGCGCTACATGGAGACGCCGTTCACCTCGGCCATCGTGCAGGTGGTGCTGGGCGGCATCCTCGTCCTGCTCGCCGGCATCTTCATCGGCTCGTCCTGA
- a CDS encoding methyl-accepting chemotaxis protein has protein sequence MRLGIAWKLGIMSGLLILLSASVILSRHIAISGIEAADEVALRQSQILKEAEQVSIALANIRQNETRLQLSFANPRNDEFLRKVKVDIAGAQSRLDRLMELETHDDDREVFRKLKEKLRDVGAVSAEIRKSQAVQLNAVDSRGALAMRVRTGFSTLYGQLLEAEQPDMASNVQPLDQLVDAINLAAALFILEGDTTKLPLIVSMQARAEQVMKDVGEQFGSNAMIAATMETIRKDFAEYVTTINEGIEEIQSRAKLVAERSEPALEEATRLLSDVTKESTDQAIEAQIASDEALATGMAQILIFSVIAILAAIAAAIYSFLGIARPVRDVSEAMEHVSGGDLTAEIPHAERRDEIGDQARCLTLFRDSLAEAERERAENEAAEHMAAMRRREEMHQLANQFEAAVGAVVDTVATAASELQTASESLNATADETTAQAASVSAAAQLATSNVQAVAAAIEELSASAHEIGERLHQSTTMTERAVTEVDSTSGQMTHLRSAAEQIGTIISLIDTIAGQTNMLALNATIESARAGEAGRGFAVVAQEVKTLAGQTATATAGISERVSGIQASTGDVLGSITGFSRTIAELRASASAIAAAMAEQQATTSEVARSIQQAANGTKEVTSSMGAVEKAAQASSVAAHQVLSFARDLSQQAVALRQEVHSFVETVRAA, from the coding sequence ATGCGCCTTGGGATCGCGTGGAAGCTGGGCATCATGTCCGGCCTGCTGATCCTTCTCTCCGCCAGCGTAATCCTGAGCCGCCATATCGCCATCAGCGGGATTGAGGCGGCGGATGAGGTCGCTCTCCGCCAGAGCCAGATTCTGAAGGAGGCCGAGCAGGTCTCCATCGCGCTCGCCAATATCCGCCAGAACGAGACGCGCCTGCAGCTCTCTTTCGCCAACCCGCGCAATGACGAGTTTCTGCGCAAGGTGAAGGTCGACATTGCCGGCGCGCAGTCCCGGCTCGACCGGCTGATGGAACTCGAGACCCATGACGATGATCGCGAGGTGTTCCGCAAGCTGAAGGAGAAGCTGCGCGACGTCGGCGCCGTTTCGGCGGAAATCCGCAAGTCGCAGGCGGTCCAGCTCAATGCGGTGGACAGCCGCGGCGCCCTCGCCATGCGCGTGCGCACCGGCTTCTCGACACTCTATGGCCAGCTTCTGGAGGCCGAGCAGCCCGACATGGCGAGCAATGTGCAGCCGCTCGACCAGCTCGTCGACGCCATCAACCTCGCCGCCGCGCTGTTCATTCTGGAAGGCGACACCACCAAGCTCCCGCTGATCGTCTCGATGCAGGCGCGGGCCGAGCAGGTGATGAAGGATGTCGGCGAGCAGTTCGGCAGCAATGCGATGATCGCCGCCACGATGGAGACGATCCGCAAGGATTTCGCGGAATATGTCACGACGATCAATGAAGGCATCGAGGAAATCCAGAGCCGGGCCAAGCTCGTCGCCGAGCGCAGCGAGCCGGCGCTGGAGGAGGCGACGCGCCTGTTGAGCGACGTGACCAAGGAGAGCACCGACCAGGCCATTGAGGCGCAGATCGCTTCGGACGAAGCGCTGGCCACGGGCATGGCGCAGATCCTCATCTTCTCCGTTATCGCCATTCTCGCCGCCATTGCCGCCGCCATCTATTCCTTCCTCGGCATTGCCCGCCCGGTGCGCGACGTCAGCGAGGCGATGGAGCATGTGTCGGGTGGCGATCTCACCGCCGAGATCCCCCATGCCGAACGCCGCGACGAGATCGGCGACCAGGCCCGCTGCCTCACCCTGTTCCGCGATAGCCTGGCCGAGGCCGAGCGCGAGCGGGCGGAGAACGAGGCGGCCGAGCATATGGCGGCGATGCGTCGGCGCGAGGAGATGCACCAACTCGCCAACCAGTTCGAGGCGGCGGTCGGCGCCGTCGTCGACACCGTCGCGACGGCGGCGAGCGAGCTGCAGACCGCCTCGGAAAGCCTCAACGCCACCGCCGACGAGACCACCGCCCAGGCGGCCTCGGTCAGCGCGGCGGCCCAGCTCGCCACCTCCAACGTGCAGGCCGTCGCGGCCGCCATTGAGGAGCTGTCGGCCTCGGCGCATGAGATCGGCGAGCGGCTGCACCAGTCCACCACCATGACCGAACGCGCCGTCACCGAGGTCGATTCGACGAGTGGCCAGATGACGCATCTGCGCTCGGCGGCGGAGCAGATCGGCACCATCATCAGCCTGATCGACACCATTGCCGGCCAGACCAACATGCTCGCGCTCAACGCCACCATCGAGTCGGCCCGCGCCGGCGAGGCGGGTCGCGGCTTCGCCGTGGTGGCGCAGGAGGTGAAGACGCTGGCCGGCCAGACGGCCACCGCCACCGCCGGCATATCCGAGCGCGTCTCTGGCATCCAGGCCTCGACCGGGGATGTGCTGGGATCGATCACCGGCTTCAGCCGGACCATCGCGGAGCTGCGCGCCTCGGCCTCCGCCATCGCCGCCGCCATGGCGGAGCAGCAGGCCACCACCTCGGAGGTCGCCCGCTCGATCCAGCAGGCGGCGAACGGGACCAAGGAAGTGACGAGCAGCATGGGTGCGGTGGAGAAGGCCGCGCAAGCCTCCTCGGTCGCCGCCCATCAGGTGCTGTCCTTCGCCCGCGACCTGTCCCAGCAGGCGGTCGCCCTGCGCCAGGAAGTTCACAGCTTCGTCGAGACGGTGCGCGCCGCCTGA
- the glcF gene encoding glycolate oxidase subunit GlcF translates to MQTSFSLAQLADPQTARSEQVLRACVHCGFCTATCPTYVLLGDELDSPRGRIYLIKDMLENDRPATPEVAKHIDRCLSCLSCMTTCPSGVHYMHLVDHARDHIEKTYERPFADRMIRALLARVLPSRRLFRLAIGGAMVAKPFAGLFDAIPALRPLAAMLRLAPSRPATRSASEGERRFPAKGPRRARVALLDGCAQPVLRPEIDEAAIRLMTRMGVEIVRPVGGGCCGSLTHHMGKEEPALANARANVDAWWREIQGEGLDAILVTTSGCGTTIKDYGHMLRTDPAYAEKAAKVSALAKDVSEFLVERELPVPVIPAGLRVAYHAACSLQHGQKVRTAPKALLAKAGFTVLEPAEGHLCCGSAGTYNILQPEIAGKLRDRKVANIERTQPQIIAAGNIGCMTQIGGGTSIPVVHTVELLDWATGGPSPFPVPLLPAVAAE, encoded by the coding sequence ATGCAGACCAGCTTCTCTCTCGCCCAGCTCGCCGATCCGCAGACGGCACGGTCTGAACAGGTTCTCCGCGCGTGCGTCCATTGCGGCTTCTGCACCGCGACCTGCCCGACCTATGTGCTCTTGGGCGACGAGCTCGATTCGCCGCGCGGAAGAATCTACCTCATCAAGGACATGCTGGAGAATGACCGGCCGGCGACGCCCGAGGTCGCCAAGCATATTGACCGCTGCCTGTCCTGCCTGTCCTGCATGACCACCTGCCCCTCGGGCGTGCATTACATGCACCTCGTCGATCACGCGCGCGATCATATTGAGAAGACCTATGAGCGGCCCTTTGCCGACCGGATGATCCGCGCCCTGCTCGCCCGCGTGCTGCCGAGCCGCCGGCTGTTCCGCCTCGCCATTGGCGGGGCGATGGTGGCGAAACCCTTCGCCGGCCTGTTCGACGCCATCCCCGCTTTGCGCCCGCTTGCCGCTATGCTGCGCCTCGCGCCGTCGCGCCCCGCCACGCGGTCGGCGAGCGAGGGCGAGCGGCGCTTCCCGGCGAAGGGTCCGCGCCGCGCCCGCGTCGCGCTGCTCGATGGCTGCGCCCAGCCGGTGCTGCGCCCGGAGATCGACGAGGCCGCGATCCGCCTGATGACGCGCATGGGTGTCGAGATCGTCCGCCCGGTCGGCGGGGGCTGCTGCGGCTCGCTCACCCATCACATGGGCAAGGAAGAGCCCGCGCTCGCCAATGCCCGCGCCAATGTCGATGCCTGGTGGCGCGAGATTCAGGGCGAGGGGCTCGACGCGATCCTTGTGACCACCTCGGGTTGCGGCACGACGATCAAGGATTACGGCCATATGCTGCGCACCGATCCGGCCTATGCCGAGAAGGCGGCGAAGGTCTCGGCGCTGGCGAAGGATGTGAGCGAGTTCCTCGTGGAGCGCGAGCTTCCCGTGCCGGTGATCCCGGCCGGGCTGCGCGTCGCCTATCATGCCGCCTGCTCGCTGCAGCACGGGCAGAAGGTGCGCACCGCCCCCAAGGCGCTGCTGGCGAAGGCCGGCTTCACCGTGCTGGAGCCCGCCGAGGGGCATCTGTGCTGTGGCTCGGCCGGCACCTACAACATTCTCCAGCCGGAAATCGCCGGGAAGCTGCGCGACCGCAAGGTGGCCAATATCGAGCGCACCCAGCCGCAGATCATCGCCGCCGGCAATATTGGCTGCATGACGCAGATCGGCGGCGGCACCTCGATCCCTGTCGTGCATACGGTGGAACTGCTGGATTGGGCGACGGGCGGGCCCTCGCCCTTCCCGGTCCCCCTTCTTCCGGCTGTGGCGGCGGAGTGA
- a CDS encoding 8-oxoguanine deaminase yields the protein MTTLLVRNATVLVTMDGTRREIAGGGIFARDGMIVEVGPSETLPATADMVMDLAGHVVLPGLVNCHHHLDQTLTRNLPAAQNVNLFRWLKAHYRLWAARTPEASRTATLVGLAELALSGCTTAFDHAYVFRNGCKVDDQIGAAREIGMRFMVSRGSMSLGQSKGGLPPDECVEREEDILADSERVIARYHDPAPGALLQIALAPCSPFSVTPGLMRDSAALARAKGVRLHTHLAETIDEERYTLERFGKRPVAYMEELGWLGDDVWFAHAVHVNDHEIGCFAGAGVGVCHCPSSNMRLASGIAPVKAYRRAGVKVGLGVDGSASNDGNNLLTEARQAMLLARLQISLRPPEGPDTTLSTSDPSRDAEWMSAREALELATLGGASVLGRSDIGSLEPGKCADFFALRLDDVAFAGGLSDPVAAALFCTPGPAAFTVVHGRPVVAQGRIVTIDLPAVVAEHNRHAARLAALAE from the coding sequence GTGACCACCCTTCTCGTCCGCAATGCCACCGTTCTCGTCACCATGGACGGCACCCGGCGCGAGATCGCCGGCGGCGGGATTTTCGCCCGCGACGGCATGATCGTTGAGGTCGGCCCGAGCGAGACCCTGCCGGCCACCGCCGACATGGTGATGGACCTTGCTGGCCATGTGGTGCTGCCCGGCCTGGTCAATTGCCACCACCACCTCGACCAGACGCTGACGCGCAATCTGCCCGCCGCGCAGAACGTCAATCTGTTCCGCTGGCTCAAGGCGCATTACCGGCTCTGGGCGGCGCGCACGCCGGAGGCCTCGCGCACGGCGACGCTGGTCGGCCTCGCCGAACTCGCGCTCAGCGGCTGCACCACCGCCTTCGACCACGCCTATGTGTTCCGCAATGGCTGCAAGGTCGACGACCAGATCGGCGCCGCCCGCGAGATCGGCATGCGCTTCATGGTCTCGCGCGGCTCCATGTCGCTCGGCCAGTCCAAGGGCGGCCTGCCGCCGGATGAGTGCGTGGAGCGGGAAGAGGACATCCTTGCCGACTCTGAGCGCGTTATCGCCCGCTATCACGACCCTGCGCCCGGCGCGCTCCTGCAGATCGCGCTGGCCCCCTGCTCGCCCTTCTCGGTGACGCCCGGCCTGATGCGCGACAGCGCAGCTCTCGCCCGCGCCAAGGGCGTGCGGCTGCACACCCATCTGGCCGAGACCATCGACGAGGAACGCTACACGCTGGAGCGCTTCGGCAAGCGGCCGGTCGCTTACATGGAAGAACTCGGCTGGCTGGGCGACGATGTCTGGTTCGCCCATGCGGTGCATGTGAACGATCACGAGATCGGCTGCTTTGCCGGCGCCGGGGTCGGCGTGTGCCATTGCCCGTCCTCGAATATGCGCCTCGCCTCCGGTATCGCCCCGGTGAAAGCCTATCGGCGCGCCGGCGTGAAGGTCGGGCTCGGGGTGGACGGCTCGGCGTCGAATGATGGCAACAACCTGCTGACCGAGGCGCGCCAGGCCATGCTGTTGGCGCGGCTGCAGATCTCCCTGCGCCCGCCCGAGGGGCCGGACACCACGCTCTCGACCTCCGATCCCTCCCGCGATGCGGAGTGGATGAGCGCGCGCGAGGCGCTGGAACTCGCCACGCTGGGCGGCGCCTCGGTGCTCGGGCGTTCAGATATCGGTTCGCTGGAGCCGGGCAAATGCGCGGATTTCTTCGCGCTGCGGCTCGACGATGTCGCCTTTGCCGGTGGCCTGTCCGATCCCGTCGCCGCCGCCTTGTTCTGCACGCCCGGCCCTGCCGCCTTCACCGTGGTCCACGGCCGCCCGGTGGTGGCGCAGGGGCGGATCGTCACCATCGACCTGCCGGCTGTGGTCGCCGAGCATAACCGACATGCCGCGCGGCTCGCCGCGCTCGCGGAGTAA
- a CDS encoding FAD-binding protein encodes MSALLEEPTATERLCPRDEAEVVEAVAWAVSNGRTLDVAGAGSKAGLGRHIQTDATLELKALTGVTLYEPEELVLSAKAGTPIAEIEALVAASHQMMAFEPMDYGPLLGQPAGGGTLGGVMACNLAGPRRPSAGAARDHALGVRAVSGRAEAFKAGGRVVKNVTGYDLPRGLSGSHGTLAAFIDLTIKVLPRPETVETLLILGLDDAAAASAMSAAMGSYYDVSGAAHLPADIAGLVPAVAGAGRAVTALRLEGVKPSILHRRGKLEALLGGRGELSFLDADASRAFWRTVRDVEPFALAPGETLDVGPAIWRVSVAPMAGASVVAALRPLGARALYDWAGGLVWIALPDGTPRTAEVRAAVAAMGGGHATLIRASAGARAGEEVFQPLDPVTKALVTRMKHGFDPARVLSPGRMYAGV; translated from the coding sequence ATGAGTGCCCTGCTTGAGGAGCCGACCGCCACTGAACGGCTCTGCCCGCGCGACGAGGCCGAGGTGGTGGAGGCCGTCGCCTGGGCGGTGTCGAACGGGCGCACGCTCGATGTCGCCGGCGCCGGCTCCAAGGCCGGGCTCGGGCGCCACATCCAGACCGACGCGACGCTGGAGCTGAAGGCGCTCACCGGCGTCACGCTCTATGAGCCGGAAGAACTGGTGCTGAGCGCCAAGGCGGGCACGCCGATCGCCGAGATCGAGGCGCTGGTGGCGGCCTCCCACCAGATGATGGCCTTCGAGCCGATGGATTATGGCCCGCTGCTCGGCCAGCCGGCGGGCGGCGGCACGCTGGGTGGGGTGATGGCCTGCAACCTCGCCGGACCGCGACGGCCGAGCGCGGGCGCCGCGCGCGACCATGCGCTGGGCGTGCGTGCCGTCTCCGGCCGCGCCGAGGCGTTCAAGGCCGGCGGGCGGGTGGTGAAGAACGTCACCGGCTATGACCTGCCGCGTGGCCTTTCCGGCTCGCACGGCACGCTTGCCGCGTTCATCGACCTCACCATCAAGGTGCTGCCGCGCCCGGAGACGGTGGAGACGCTGCTCATCCTCGGGCTGGATGACGCAGCTGCCGCCAGCGCCATGAGCGCGGCGATGGGCTCCTATTACGACGTGTCCGGTGCCGCGCATCTGCCCGCCGACATCGCCGGCCTTGTGCCGGCGGTGGCCGGGGCGGGCCGGGCGGTGACGGCGCTGCGGCTGGAGGGGGTGAAGCCCTCCATCCTGCACCGGCGCGGCAAGCTGGAGGCGCTGCTCGGCGGACGTGGCGAACTCTCCTTCCTCGACGCCGACGCCTCCCGCGCCTTCTGGCGGACGGTGCGCGATGTGGAGCCGTTCGCGCTCGCTCCGGGCGAGACGCTGGACGTTGGCCCCGCCATCTGGCGGGTCTCGGTCGCGCCCATGGCCGGCGCGAGCGTGGTGGCGGCGCTGCGACCGCTCGGCGCGCGGGCGCTTTATGACTGGGCCGGCGGCCTTGTCTGGATCGCCCTGCCCGATGGCACGCCGCGCACCGCCGAGGTTCGTGCCGCCGTTGCGGCAATGGGCGGCGGACACGCGACGCTGATCCGCGCCAGCGCCGGCGCACGGGCGGGCGAGGAGGTGTTCCAGCCGCTCGATCCGGTCACCAAGGCGCTGGTGACGCGGATGAAGCACGGCTTCGATCCGGCGCGGGTGCTCAGCCCCGGCCGCATGTATGCGGGAGTCTAG
- a CDS encoding antibiotic biosynthesis monooxygenase family protein, producing the protein MIAVIFEVWPAEGERAHYLELAAALRADLIGRDGFISVERFESLTEPGKLLSLSFWRDEEAVRAWRCLPSHRSAQTQGRGGVFANYRLRVAGVLRDYGMEAREDAPADSRAVHPPAP; encoded by the coding sequence ATGATCGCGGTGATCTTCGAGGTCTGGCCGGCTGAGGGCGAGCGGGCGCATTATCTGGAGCTGGCCGCCGCCCTGCGCGCGGACCTCATTGGCCGCGACGGCTTCATCTCGGTGGAGCGCTTCGAGAGCCTGACCGAGCCCGGCAAGCTGCTCTCGCTCTCCTTCTGGCGCGACGAGGAGGCGGTACGCGCCTGGCGCTGCCTGCCGTCGCACCGCAGCGCGCAGACGCAAGGACGCGGCGGCGTCTTCGCCAATTACCGGCTCCGTGTCGCCGGTGTGCTGCGCGATTACGGGATGGAGGCGCGGGAGGATGCGCCGGCCGACAGCCGCGCCGTTCATCCGCCGGCGCCCTGA